From Anopheles moucheti unplaced genomic scaffold, idAnoMoucSN_F20_07 U1, whole genome shotgun sequence, one genomic window encodes:
- the LOC128309253 gene encoding uncharacterized protein LOC128309253, translated as MATKEKKILQQLTRTYNDRASIIQGFVNFITKYDALVHSVEIETRLQGLEDAKLAFEVARDKLLVENDDCDSEQLRIDRELFYQQYYQVKGFLNNKMAEENITRLDTSVRFGGNSTLSQTLHGASRVRLPKMELPTFSGEITQWLTYKDRFTSMVHDVADLSDVLKLQYLLASLKGEAAQQFDHVQLIDGNYASTWKALTDRYDNSKVTRREYFKALVHLEPMTSDSVSELTRVVNEIKRLVRGMERLKEPITHWDTPLVALTMLKLDKQQLLEWERASADATEDKYKMMIEFLEKQTKMFNNVSSHSIRVIITKSVNYLERHLGVSVSREVHKRSQWHVRQKLEEKIWLGVHYLNSNSHGIHQEGRLTRGKDQVTMINAMARGDTKKSMVWLSTVQVLISNSWGVEVPVRALLDQGSQCNFISEAVAQQLRLKKRRVQRPLSGVGAAVFNVETLVSVDVKSRNSSYAACLECLVLPKVTARFPAQYIDIKGWKIPEDLPLADPGFNQPEKIDLLIGAEIFGELLQQGQLRLAPHLPMLLETKLGWIISGREVCKGSIESSVTLANCVLSEENLNAAMEQLVMLENIPEERVQSSEEEAMEQWYLHTTTREKTGRYVVELPKIPQYEERLGDSMQGAVKRFASIERRLARDNRLKEQYSEFMEEYLRLGHMTEVSSAEKEHMEGSRYYLPHHAVLKQASTTTKCRVVFDASHKTSTGTSLNDILLNGPQLQDDIVSILLRFRMRRIGVVADVEKMYRQVLVSPADRNLQCILWRKEGSENVSTFQLNTITYGTACAPYLAIRTLRKIFEDHEESHPKAMCWYNDFYVDDLLSGADTEEEVQQIRSQLVEMLGSAGFRIRKWASNEANALKDVPKEDLAVSEEVNIEGAGVGTLGLVWKPNLDVFSIRVPVIDTSKPITKRNVLSNLAKMYDPLGFLDPIKMKGKLLMQTLWTLKEPNGRTWSWDAELPEKIQSEYSVFSGKLNLLDGIVVPRYPKLGTNWQYHIFCDASERGYGACVYIRSGSVTKGFNISLIISKSKVAPLSKKLVIARLELCGALLASRLYQFIRNAQLQEAPCFIWTDSMTTWHWINGSPHTWKTFVANRVAKIQTLTKHCVWRHVPGLQNPADLVSRGCDPDDFCKNSLWWSGPEWLALNEENWPDPPETGASPEIVTIAIEEERAAASASTESSEKKKMFSEHLFKRISSYTTLCRVVAYCMRFGTAMKSKRKQLSTSLSTEEILNAEIRISRLAQVEVFSEEIKQLRKGDRVPGKSPLSTLATYLDDHGLVRVKGRLDNSSLSDWTKHPIVIPKTHQLSELIRYKSGAARVVSPGELFLLVLRISVDCGKQRYVQ; from the exons atggcgaccaaggaaaaaaagattctGCAACAGCTAACGCGTACTTACAACGATCGAGCGAGTATTATACAAGGTTTCGTTAATTTCATCACGAAGTACGATGCATTAGTGCATAGTGTAGAAATAGAGACACGGTTACAAGGTTTAGAAGATGCAAAGTTGGCGTTTGAAGTGGCTCGAGATAAGCTTCTGGTCGAGAATGATGATTGTGATTCGGAGCAATTGCGAATTGATCGTGAGTTATTCTACCAGCAGTACTACCAAGTGAAGGGTTTTttgaacaacaaaatggcCGAGGAGAATATTACACGTCTGGACACGAGTGTCCGATTCGGTGGGAACAGTACCTTGTCGCAAACATTACACGGAGCGTCGCGAGTGAGATTGCCAAAGATGGAATTACCGACATTCAGTGGTGAAATAACGCAATGGCTCACTTACAAAGACAGGTTTACATCGATGGTGCATGATGTCGCCGATTTGTCTGACGTGTTAAAGCTCCAGTATTTGTTAGCGTCACTGAAGGGGGAAGCAGCGCAGCAGTTTGACCATGTGCAGTTGATCGACGGCAATTATGCCAGCACATGGAAGGCCCTAACGGATCGCTATGATAATTCCAAGGTGACCAGGCGAGAGTACTTCAAGGCGTTAGTGCACCTGGAGCCGATGACGTCGGATAGCGTATCAGAGCTTACGCGTGTTGTTAACGAGATCAAGCGTCTGGTTAGAGGAATGGAACGTCTTAAGGAACCAATCACTCACTGGGATACACCACTAGTCGCATTGACCATGCTGAAGCTGGATAAGCAGCAGTTGCTGGAGTGGGAGAGGGCGTCAGCCGATGCGACGGAAGACAAGTACAAGATGATGATAGAATTCCTCGAGAAGCAGACGAAGATGTTCAACAACGTTTCGAGTCATAGTATCAGAGTTATCATCACGAAATCG GTAAACTATCTGGAAAGGCACTTGGGCGTATCAGTCAGCCGAGAGGTTCACAAGCGGTCGCAATGGCATGTACGGCAGAAGCTCGAGGAGAAAATATGGCTAGGTGTTCACTAT CTGAACAGTAATAGCCACGGTATCCATCAAGAAGGTCGATTGACAAGGGGCAAGGATCAAGTCACCATGATCAATGCCATGGCCCGAGGTGATACCAAGAAAAGTATGGTGTGGCTGTCTACAGTGCAAGTACTAATTAGTAACTCCTGGGGAGTAGAAGTTCCTGTAAGAGCACTGCTCGACCAAGGTTCGCAGTGTAACTTCATCTCGGAAGCAGTGGCGCAACAGTTAAGGCTGAAGAAAAGGCGGGTGCAGAGACCACTTTCTGGTGTTGGAGCGGCAGTGTTCAACGTGGAAACCTTGGTGTCGGTAGACGTTAAATCTCGTAACTCATCGTATGCAGCGTGTTTGGAGTGTTTGGTGCTTCCGAAGGTTACGGCGAGATTCCCAGCGCAATACATCGATATCAAAGGGTGGAAAATTCCAGAAGACTTGCCGCTAGCAGATCCAGGGTTCAACCAGCCAGAGAAGATAGACCTACTGATTGGTGCAGAAATATTCGGAGAGTTGTTACAACAAGGACAACTAAGATTGGCACCACATCTACCCATGCTTTTAGAAACGAAACTTGGCTGGATAATTAGTGGACGTGAAGTATGTAAGGGTTCCATCGAGTCTTCGGTTACACTAGCTAATTGCGTATTATCGGAAGAAAATCTAAATGCAGCCATGGAACAACTAGTAATGCTCGAAAACATACCGGAGGAAAGAGTTCAGTCCAGCGAAGAGGAAGCTATGGAACAGTGGTATCTACACACGACCACACGAGAGAAAACTGGACGTTATGTAGTCGAACTCCCCAAGATACCTCAGTACGAGGAAAGGCTAGGTGATTCCATGCAAGGTGCCGTAAAACGATTTGCATCAATAGAAAGGCGTTTGGCACGAGACAACAGACTCAAGGAGCAATATAGCGAGTTCATGGAAGAATACCTTCGACTGGGTCACATGACCGAAGTTTCATCCGCTGAGAAGGAGCATATGGAGGGAAGTCGTTATTATCTACCTCATCATGCGGTGTTGAAACAAGCGAGCACAACTACAAAGTGCCGCGTGGTATTTGATGCCTCGCATAAGACCAGCACGGGAACATCATTGAATGACATCCTTCTTAACGGTCCGCAGCTACAAGATGATATTGTATCAATTCTTCTTCGTTTTAGGATGAGAAGAATAGGGGTTGTTGCCGATGTGGAAAAAATGTACAGGCAGGTTCTAGTGTCACCGGCAGACAGAAATCTACAATGCATCCTCTGGCGCAAAGAAGGGTCGGAAAACGTCTCAACTTTCCAATTGAACACCATAACGTACGGAACGGCCTGCGCTCCTTATTTGGCCATTCGAACATTGCGGAAAATATTCGAAGATCACGAAGAAAGCCATCCGAAGGCTATGTGTTGGTACAACGACTTTTACGTCGACGATCTTCTTAGTGGTGCTGatacagaagaagaagttcAACAGATTCGGAGTCAGCTGGTTGAGATGCTTGGTAGCGCTGGCTTCAGAATTCGAAAATGGGCTTCGAATGAGGCAAATGCCTTGAAAGATGTTCCGAAAGAAGACCTAGCTGTGAGCGAAGAAGTGAATATTGAAGGAGCAGGTGTTGGCACGTTAGGACTGGTGTGGAAGCCAAATCTCGATGTCTTCAGCATTCGGGTACCGGTTATAGATACATCCAAGCCGATTACGAAACGGAACGTGCTGAGCAACCTGGCCAAGATGTATGATCCTCTTGGATTTTTAGATCCGATCAAGATGAAAGGGAAACTACTGATGCAAACCCTATGGACACTGAAGGAGCCTAATGGAAGAACGTGGTCGTGGGATGCAGAACTACCAGAGAAGATCCAATCAGAGTACAGTGTATTCTCCGGCAAGTTGAACCTGTTGGATGGCATTGTCGTTCCACGGTACCCGAAGTTGGGCACCAATTGGCAATATCACATTTTTTGTGATGCTTCCGAGCGAGGCTACGGTGCGTGTGTCTACATTCGAAGCGGCTCAGTTACGAAAGGATTCAATATCAGTTTGATCATATCAAAGTCGAAGGTGGCACCGTTATCGAAAAAACTGGTGATCGCGAGGTTGGAGTTGTGCGGAGCACTTTTGGCGAGTCGGTTGTATCAGTTCATTCGTAATGCACAGCTGCAAGAAGCACCATGTTTCATCTGGACGGATTCGATGACCACTTGGCACTGGATAAATGGGTCCCCGCATACCTGGAAGACGTTTGTGGCCAATAGAGTAGCTAAGATCCAGACCCTGACAAAGCATTGCGTTTGGCGACATGTGCCTGGGTTGCAGAATCCAGCTGACCTCGTGTCACGAGGTTGTGATCCAGATGATTTCTGCAAGAACTCGCTGTGGTGGTCGGGGCCAGAATGGTTGGCactaaatgaagaaaattggccGGACCCACCTGAGACAGGAGCATCACCGGAGATAGTTACAATAGCGATTGAAGAGGAGCGAGCTGCAGCCAGTGCATCAACTGAGTCGtcagaaaagaagaaaatgtttaGTGAACATTTGTTCAAGCGAATATCGTCGTACACTACTCTATGTCGAGTTGTAGCATATTGTATGAGATTTGGGACGGCgatgaaatcgaaacgaaagcagCTTTCTACGAGTCTGTCAACGGAGGAGATATTAAATGCTGAAATTCGCATAAGTCGGTTGGCTCAAGTGGAAGTATTTTCGGAAGAGATAAAGCAGTTGCGAAAGGGTGATCGAGTACCTGGAAAGTCACCATTATCAACGCTTGCCACTTATCTGGACGACCATGGTTTAGTACGAGTGAAGGGGAGGCTGGATAATTCATCATTGAGCGACTGGACGAAACATCCGATAGTTATCCCGAAGACGCATCAGCTATCAGAACT AATTCGGTACAAGAGTGGAGCAGCTCGAGTCGTATCACCTGGCGAGTTATTCCTCCTCGTGCTCCGCATTTCGGTGGACTGTGGGAAGCAGCGGTACGTTCAATGA